Proteins encoded by one window of Rutidosis leptorrhynchoides isolate AG116_Rl617_1_P2 chromosome 7, CSIRO_AGI_Rlap_v1, whole genome shotgun sequence:
- the LOC139857840 gene encoding GATA transcription factor 7-like, which yields MECIEARALKSSFYSQIIGMKSSQYQQQQEASIEDIWCCTGINVTADEFSIDDLLDLSDKNFSNSGEVSFEESSEEDFTSVSSPDFDNNSLNSTNFSSSGDLVSLTADQLSVPSDDVESLEWLSQLVDDSVSEIPFLSSTVNFKERTGEVGLNRFEPVTNTSARSFTVSGLTYPVPRKLRTERSRKRSRVWSSGSRSITESSTSSTSSRDSSITSQMLFKIPVHFTEFFVTQPAGKKQRKKPVLKTGEGSNESLSQRRCTHCQVQKTPQWRSGPLGPKTLCNACGVRFKSGRLYPEYRPAGSPTFSGDVHSNSHRKVLEMRKKMEIEVEPALNIAVQIGSS from the exons ATGGAGTGTATTGAAGCAAGAGCATTAAAATCAAGTTTTTATTCGCAAATTATTGGCATGAAATCATcacaatatcaacaacaacaagaagcttCAATTGAAGATATTTGGTGTTGTACCGGAATTAATGTCACCGCCGACGAGTTTTCCATTGACGATCTTTTAGATCTTTCCGATAAGAATTTCAGTAATTCCGGTGAAGTTTCATTTGAAGAATCCTCCGAGGAGGATTTCACCTCGGTTTCTTCGCCGGATTTTGATAATAATTCGTTGAATTCTACCAATTTCTCGAGCTCCGGCGACCTCGTCTCCCTTACCGCCGACCAGCTCTCCGTTCCG AGTGATGATGTGGAAAGCTTGGAATGGTTATCACAACTGGTGGATGATTCCGTGTCAGAGATTCCTTTTTTAAGTTCGACGGTGAATTTTAAGGAGAGAACCGGAGAGGTTGGCTTGAACCGGTTTGAACCGGTGACTAACACATCAGCTCGGAGTTTCACAGTTTCGGGATTAACCTATCCGGTTCCAAGAAAGTTAAGAACCGAGCGTTCTCGAAAACGTAGCCGAGTCTGGTCGAGCGGGTCTCGTTCAATCACTGAGTCGTCAACGAGTTCGACATCATCTCGTGACTCGTCCATAACTTCTCAAATGCTTTTCAAAATACCGGTTCATTTCACGGAGTTTTTTGTAACGCAACCGGCTGGGAAAAAGCAGAGGAAAAAGCCGGTTTTAAAAACCGGAGAAGGTTCAAATGAGTCGTTGAGTCAACGTCGGTGTACTCATTGCCAAGTTCAAAAGACACCTCAATGGAGAAGCGGTCCATTAGGTCCTAAAACATTATGTAATGCTTGTGGGGTCCGGTTCAAATCCGGTCGGCTGTATCCTGAATATAGACCGGCTGGTAGTCCTACTTTCTCTGGCGACGTTCATTCCAACAGCCACCGGAAAGtgttagaaatgagaaagaaaatggaaatagaAGTTGAACCGGCATTAAACATAGCGGTTCAAATAGGTTCTAGTTAG